The Vicinamibacteria bacterium genome window below encodes:
- a CDS encoding ABC transporter permease, with product MDNLKAAVRSLLSTPGPTTVVIATLAIAIGANTAIFSVVSGVLLRPLGYGDDSGIVVLWATHASDELDLFRLSPADYRDVRDGADAFDGRVALYRFIGSTLTARERPIRVGSLAVTPRLFRILATKAAVGQFFTDEDERPGSGKKVVLTHASWTRRFGADPSIVGSTVELDSEPYTVLGVTERGFQFPPGNGEVEMYFPMSLSDAILLDRNHRMFDAVARLADGVTLEAARAELETLSNRLAREFPDTNRGWGLTARPLHEEMFGDLTATLWVLSGAVFLVLLIACVNTANILAARSIAVDREYAVRAALGARATDLFKRSLAESLILGVLGTAGGLLLTFWGVALLRDVMPAEIPRGEAIGVDGSVLLFALGLSIGSTLLFGSLPALRGVAPDVLELLKPAGAFGIPIGGRRRLRELMVVVEVALAIVLVVGAGLMVRSFVRLSEVEPGFRRQGVVSVAVQLPRSRYDRSEGRPFFESLVERVRRLPGVQSAGAASDLPMSDVGLAFELEFSVLGLDAVSPEARPNADIRLVVPSYFDAMDISIVQGRAFDSLDATSDRAVAIVNETLVSRYFRDSDPIGRSVRLNLFGELEIVGVVSDVRHRGLQSKYESEIYLPYGRIATMEMHVVVQSNLDTASVAGAVTDVLREMDPQLAPSRIVAISDLLWESVAQPRFNTALLSGMASCAAVLALIGIYGIVAYSVSTRTGEIGLRIALGADSTKAVSTIVRRALGVVGVGLILGTLGALGAMQFLSRFLYDVQAADPLTYSIVLVLAVLVSVLAAWMPARRATRIDPVVALRGE from the coding sequence ATGGACAACCTCAAGGCGGCGGTGCGGTCGCTTCTCTCGACCCCGGGGCCCACCACCGTGGTGATCGCGACTCTGGCGATCGCCATCGGTGCCAACACGGCAATCTTCAGTGTCGTGAGCGGAGTACTTCTGCGTCCGCTCGGTTATGGTGACGACAGCGGGATCGTGGTTCTGTGGGCGACCCACGCATCCGACGAGCTCGATCTCTTTCGCCTGTCGCCGGCCGACTACCGCGACGTGCGCGACGGCGCCGACGCCTTCGACGGACGGGTCGCCCTGTACCGGTTCATCGGCTCCACTTTGACTGCTCGGGAACGACCGATTCGCGTGGGGAGTCTGGCGGTGACGCCTCGGCTCTTCCGTATCCTGGCCACGAAAGCGGCGGTGGGCCAGTTCTTCACCGACGAGGACGAGAGGCCCGGGAGCGGCAAGAAGGTCGTCCTCACGCATGCGTCCTGGACGCGGCGCTTCGGCGCCGATCCGTCGATCGTAGGCTCGACCGTCGAGCTGGACAGCGAGCCTTATACCGTGCTCGGCGTGACCGAGCGAGGATTTCAGTTCCCACCCGGTAACGGCGAAGTCGAGATGTACTTCCCGATGTCGCTCAGCGACGCGATTTTGCTCGATCGGAATCACCGGATGTTCGACGCGGTCGCCCGCCTTGCCGACGGTGTCACCCTGGAGGCCGCGCGTGCCGAGCTCGAAACTCTGTCCAATCGCCTGGCACGTGAGTTCCCCGACACCAACCGTGGATGGGGCTTGACGGCGAGACCGCTGCACGAAGAGATGTTCGGCGATCTCACGGCGACGCTCTGGGTGCTTTCCGGGGCGGTATTCCTCGTGCTTCTCATCGCCTGCGTCAATACCGCGAATATCCTCGCGGCGCGCTCGATTGCGGTCGATCGAGAGTACGCCGTACGGGCGGCATTGGGTGCGCGGGCGACCGATCTCTTCAAACGTTCTCTGGCCGAAAGCCTGATTCTCGGCGTTCTCGGCACTGCCGGGGGTCTGCTCCTGACGTTCTGGGGTGTGGCGCTGCTGCGCGACGTGATGCCGGCTGAAATCCCGCGTGGCGAAGCCATCGGCGTGGACGGCAGCGTACTGCTATTCGCGCTGGGCTTGTCGATCGGTTCGACGCTGCTGTTCGGGTCGCTGCCCGCGCTCCGCGGCGTCGCCCCCGATGTCCTCGAGCTGCTCAAGCCGGCGGGAGCGTTCGGCATCCCGATCGGGGGGAGACGACGGCTGCGCGAGCTGATGGTGGTCGTCGAGGTGGCGCTCGCCATCGTGCTCGTCGTTGGTGCCGGACTGATGGTGCGCAGCTTCGTGCGACTGAGCGAAGTGGAGCCCGGGTTCCGCCGGCAAGGCGTGGTCTCGGTCGCGGTTCAGCTGCCGCGTTCGCGCTACGACCGCTCCGAAGGAAGGCCGTTCTTCGAATCGCTGGTGGAGCGAGTGCGACGATTGCCCGGAGTGCAATCGGCGGGTGCGGCCTCCGACCTGCCGATGAGCGACGTCGGGTTGGCATTCGAGCTGGAGTTCAGCGTGCTCGGGCTGGACGCGGTCTCGCCCGAGGCCAGGCCAAATGCCGACATACGACTGGTCGTGCCGAGCTACTTCGACGCGATGGACATCTCGATCGTGCAGGGGCGCGCTTTCGATTCGCTCGATGCGACGAGCGATCGCGCCGTCGCCATCGTCAACGAGACCCTCGTCTCGCGGTACTTCCGGGATTCCGACCCCATCGGACGGTCGGTGCGTCTGAACCTGTTTGGCGAGCTCGAGATCGTGGGCGTGGTCTCGGACGTTCGGCACCGGGGGCTCCAATCGAAGTACGAATCCGAGATCTACTTGCCCTACGGTCGGATCGCGACCATGGAGATGCATGTCGTCGTACAATCCAACCTCGACACGGCATCCGTCGCCGGCGCCGTCACCGACGTGCTCCGGGAGATGGATCCCCAGCTGGCACCGTCCCGAATCGTCGCGATCTCGGATCTGCTCTGGGAATCCGTGGCGCAGCCCCGATTCAACACCGCACTTTTGAGCGGCATGGCTTCTTGCGCCGCCGTCCTCGCGCTCATCGGCATCTACGGCATCGTCGCGTACTCCGTATCCACCCGAACCGGCGAGATCGGACTGCGGATCGCTCTCGGCGCCGATTCCACCAAGGCAGTATCGACCATCGTACGACGAGCCCTGGGTGTCGTCGGGGTCGGACTGATCCTGGGCACCCTGGGTGCCCTGGGTGCGATGCAGTTCTTGAGTCGATTTTTGTACGACGTACAAGCGGCGGACCCGCTCACCTACAGCATCGTGCTCGTTTTGGCTGTCTTGGTGAGCGTCCTGGCGGCCTGGATGCCCGCGCGCCGCGCCACGCGCATCGATCCGGTCGTTGCCCTGCGCGGCGAGTAG
- a CDS encoding RNA polymerase sigma factor: MSDGRDWSDEELARSAKRGDIDAFDTLVRRYLRPAMTLAWQYTRGMEDAEDVVQEAFHRVVRALPRYDDRRPFGAWFYAIVRNAARSAIGKDGRRAVLAPFSSFLDEPAAPMGSDPLVVKDIEWAIEALAPMQQACVRLCDIEGFTSVEVSRMLGLGEGTVRTHLQRARKQLRSAVAGQRR, encoded by the coding sequence ATGAGCGATGGAAGGGATTGGAGCGACGAGGAATTGGCCCGATCGGCCAAACGTGGCGACATCGATGCCTTCGACACCCTCGTTCGCCGCTATTTGCGTCCCGCCATGACTCTCGCCTGGCAGTACACCCGTGGTATGGAAGATGCCGAAGACGTCGTCCAGGAAGCTTTCCATCGCGTCGTCCGTGCCCTGCCCCGATACGACGACCGACGACCATTCGGCGCGTGGTTCTACGCCATCGTTCGCAACGCGGCCCGGAGCGCCATCGGCAAGGATGGGCGTCGCGCCGTTCTCGCTCCCTTCAGCTCGTTTTTGGACGAGCCGGCGGCTCCTATGGGCTCCGATCCGTTGGTGGTCAAGGATATCGAGTGGGCCATCGAAGCCCTCGCTCCGATGCAGCAGGCCTGCGTCCGCTTGTGCGACATCGAAGGGTTCACCAGTGTCGAGGTCTCCCGCATGCTCGGCCTGGGTGAGGGGACGGTTCGCACGCATCTACAGCGCGCCCGCAAGCAGCTACGGTCGGCCGTCGCCGGCCAGAGGAGGTGA